Proteins from a genomic interval of Pseudomonas paeninsulae:
- a CDS encoding ATP-binding protein — MENIQAQLVHQLTRIADSLERAYPRVFSEDTFSDALAYAWQYRSVNGVGQGRLVPIPRPALMSFDQLKNIDRQKRLIEHNTHCFVKGLPANNVLLTGARGTGKSSLVKACLQRFHANGLRLVEIDKDHLADLPQVIGLLADRPQKFIIVCDDLSFEEGDIGYKSLKTTLDGTIASQSDNVLIYATSNRRHLMASKISDNHHVTRGENGALNPGEEVEEKVSLSDRFGLWISFYAFSPDEYLEAVNQWLATYDVPESRFEEAHMHAVRWATQRGSKSGRIAAQFAKSFANNSHA; from the coding sequence GTGGAAAATATTCAAGCTCAGCTCGTACATCAACTTACAAGAATCGCAGACAGTCTGGAACGCGCCTATCCCCGAGTTTTTAGTGAGGACACGTTTTCCGACGCTCTCGCCTATGCGTGGCAATATAGGTCAGTCAACGGAGTTGGCCAGGGCAGGCTGGTGCCCATCCCCAGACCTGCGCTGATGAGCTTCGATCAGCTCAAGAATATTGATCGCCAGAAAAGGTTGATTGAGCACAATACCCATTGCTTCGTCAAAGGGCTTCCTGCCAACAACGTATTACTGACAGGCGCCCGAGGGACGGGTAAATCATCGTTGGTCAAGGCCTGTCTGCAGCGATTCCATGCTAATGGCCTGCGTCTTGTCGAAATTGACAAAGATCACTTGGCGGATTTGCCACAGGTTATTGGGCTGCTGGCGGATCGACCTCAAAAGTTCATCATTGTCTGTGACGACCTCTCCTTTGAAGAAGGAGATATCGGCTACAAAAGTTTGAAAACAACGTTGGACGGCACTATCGCTTCGCAAAGCGATAATGTTTTGATTTACGCAACATCCAATCGGCGTCACCTCATGGCGTCCAAGATATCTGACAACCATCACGTCACACGCGGTGAAAACGGTGCTTTGAATCCCGGGGAAGAGGTAGAAGAAAAAGTTTCGTTGTCGGATCGTTTTGGTCTCTGGATATCGTTTTATGCTTTTTCCCCGGACGAGTATCTTGAAGCGGTGAATCAGTGGCTTGCTACTTACGATGTACCTGAATCTCGATTCGAAGAGGCGCATATGCATGCGGTACGCTGGGCAACCCAACGGGGTTCAAAATCAGGCCGTATAGCAGCTCAGTTCGCGAAAAGCTTTGCGAACAATTCACACGCTTGA
- a CDS encoding DUF2868 domain-containing protein gives MTADSVPNKLQRLWLSEAIRLREEHAGPLEDREANRRAQAGGGDLAERIQARALLLAERDGQTQALRHWLQGARLALAVLLVLALLSGIGLAVAALGDGQRPVNVFWALGSLLGLNLLLLLGWILSLLLARDSAGALGRLWLWLSEKLARDAQAAQLAPALLLLLQRQRLSRWGLGMLAHGLWLLALLAALLSLLALLATRRYGFVWESTILGGETFIGLTQTLGALPALLGFSLPDADLIRASGDSALLSESARHSWAGWLFGVLLVYGLLPRLLLGLFCLWRWRRGCTSLRLDVDLPGYNLLRERLQPSSERLGVCDAAPAQLPQPTAGSNAQGSQGAVLVAIELDERRPWPPVLPKTISDAGMIDSREQRQRLLEQLTRFPPARLAIACDPRRSPDRGSLALLGELARTAAATRIWLLPAQPGEALDSERLGDWHSALDQLHLAHSDSAPLNWLETGHD, from the coding sequence GTGACTGCCGACTCTGTTCCGAACAAACTCCAGCGCCTCTGGCTAAGTGAAGCAATTCGCCTGCGCGAAGAGCACGCCGGCCCGCTCGAAGACCGTGAAGCCAACCGCCGCGCCCAGGCTGGCGGCGGCGATCTGGCCGAACGCATCCAGGCCCGCGCCCTGCTGCTCGCCGAGCGCGACGGCCAGACACAGGCGCTACGCCACTGGCTGCAAGGCGCCCGTCTGGCCTTGGCGGTGCTGCTGGTGCTGGCCCTGCTCAGCGGCATCGGCCTGGCGGTGGCGGCTCTCGGCGACGGCCAGCGCCCGGTCAATGTGTTCTGGGCCCTGGGCAGCCTGCTCGGCCTCAACCTGCTGCTATTGCTCGGCTGGATTCTAAGCCTGCTGCTGGCGCGCGACAGCGCTGGCGCCCTCGGCCGACTGTGGTTGTGGCTCAGCGAAAAACTCGCCCGCGACGCCCAGGCGGCGCAACTGGCACCAGCGTTACTGCTACTGCTGCAACGCCAGCGCCTGAGCCGCTGGGGTCTTGGCATGCTGGCTCACGGTCTGTGGCTGCTGGCCCTGTTGGCGGCACTGCTGAGCCTGCTGGCGCTGCTCGCCACCCGCCGCTACGGCTTTGTCTGGGAAAGCACCATCCTCGGCGGCGAAACCTTTATCGGCCTGACCCAGACCCTGGGTGCGCTGCCAGCGCTGCTCGGTTTCAGCCTGCCGGATGCCGACCTGATTCGCGCCAGCGGCGACAGCGCCTTACTCAGCGAAAGCGCACGCCACAGCTGGGCCGGCTGGCTGTTTGGCGTGCTGCTGGTCTACGGCCTGCTGCCGCGCCTACTGCTGGGATTGTTCTGCCTGTGGCGCTGGCGCCGCGGCTGCACGAGCTTGCGCCTGGACGTCGACTTACCTGGCTACAACCTGCTGCGCGAGCGCCTGCAACCGAGCAGCGAGCGCCTCGGCGTATGCGATGCGGCGCCCGCACAGTTGCCGCAGCCAACCGCCGGCAGCAACGCCCAGGGCAGCCAGGGTGCAGTGCTGGTCGCCATCGAATTGGACGAGCGGCGCCCGTGGCCACCGGTATTACCCAAGACCATCAGCGACGCTGGGATGATCGACAGCCGCGAACAGCGCCAGCGCCTGCTCGAACAACTCACCCGCTTCCCTCCGGCGCGTCTGGCGATTGCCTGCGACCCGCGCCGCTCGCCGGATCGCGGCAGCCTGGCGCTACTCGGCGAACTGGCCCGCACGGCAGCCGCCACGCGCATCTGGCTGCTGCCGGCACAACCCGGCGAAGCCCTGGACAGCGAGCGCCTCGGCGACTGGCACAGCGCCCTGGACCAGTTGCATCTGGCGCACAGTGACAGTGCCCCGCTGAACTGGCTGGAGACGGGCCATGACTGA
- a CDS encoding GTPase/DUF3482 domain-containing protein, translated as MNHPLKLAVVGHTNVGKTSLLRTLTRDVGFGEVSHRPSTTRHVEGVRLSVDGLALLELYDTPGLEDAIALLDYLERLDRPGERLDGPARLARFLDGSEARQRFEQEAKVLRQLLASDAGLYVIDAREPVLAKYRDELAILTMCGRPLLPVLNFVAGRQHREDDWREALARLGLHARVAFDSVTPPLDGERRLYESLALLQEKARPQLQRLIDDHEAQRQARRHNGTRLIAELLLDCAACRRSVAAQPTLEQGAIRELRETIRQREQRCVEALLRLYAFRQDDAKAEVVPLLDGRWGDDLFNPETLKQLGVKVGGGMAAGAATGVGIDLLVGGVTLGAAAVLGALIGGSAQTLRGYGSRLKGKLKGQRELTVDDAVLRLLALRQQLLLQTLEARGHAAVQAITLPAPQEALWRESKLPDALHKARAHPEWSSLNPGARLQQAERQDQVEVLSATLSAS; from the coding sequence ATGAACCACCCGCTCAAGCTGGCCGTGGTCGGTCACACCAATGTCGGCAAGACCTCGCTGCTGCGCACCCTGACCCGCGATGTCGGCTTCGGCGAGGTCTCACATCGCCCCAGCACCACCCGCCATGTCGAGGGTGTACGACTGTCGGTGGACGGCCTGGCGCTGTTGGAGCTGTACGACACCCCCGGCCTGGAAGACGCCATCGCCCTGCTCGACTATCTGGAACGTCTGGACCGCCCCGGCGAACGCCTGGACGGCCCCGCCCGGCTGGCGCGCTTTCTCGATGGCAGCGAAGCGCGCCAGCGTTTCGAACAGGAGGCCAAGGTGCTGCGCCAGTTGCTCGCCTCCGACGCCGGCCTGTATGTGATCGACGCCCGCGAACCGGTACTGGCCAAGTACCGCGACGAACTGGCGATACTCACCATGTGCGGCCGGCCCTTGCTGCCAGTGCTGAACTTCGTCGCCGGCCGCCAGCACCGCGAAGACGACTGGCGCGAGGCACTGGCCCGCCTTGGCCTGCATGCGCGGGTCGCCTTCGACAGCGTGACGCCGCCGCTGGATGGCGAACGCCGCCTCTACGAGAGCCTGGCCCTGCTGCAGGAAAAAGCCCGGCCACAACTGCAACGGCTGATCGACGACCACGAGGCGCAGCGCCAGGCCCGCCGTCACAACGGCACCCGCCTGATCGCCGAACTGCTGCTCGATTGCGCCGCCTGCCGGCGTAGCGTGGCGGCCCAGCCAACCCTGGAACAGGGCGCGATCCGCGAACTGCGCGAAACCATCCGCCAGCGCGAGCAGCGTTGCGTCGAGGCGCTGCTGCGGCTTTACGCCTTCCGCCAGGACGACGCCAAGGCCGAAGTAGTGCCATTGCTCGACGGCCGCTGGGGTGACGACCTGTTCAACCCGGAAACCCTCAAGCAGCTCGGGGTCAAGGTCGGCGGCGGCATGGCCGCTGGCGCCGCCACCGGAGTCGGCATCGACCTGCTGGTCGGCGGCGTCACCCTCGGCGCCGCGGCCGTCCTCGGCGCCCTGATCGGCGGCAGCGCGCAGACCCTGCGCGGCTACGGTTCCCGCCTGAAAGGCAAGCTCAAGGGCCAGCGCGAACTGACCGTGGACGACGCCGTGCTGCGCCTGCTCGCCCTGCGCCAACAATTACTGCTGCAAACCCTGGAAGCCCGCGGCCATGCGGCGGTGCAGGCCATCACGCTGCCCGCACCGCAAGAGGCGCTATGGCGCGAGAGCAAACTGCCCGACGCCCTGCACAAGGCGCGCGCCCATCCCGAATGGTCGTCGCTCAATCCCGGCGCCCGCCTGCAACAGGCAGAACGTCAGGATCAGGTCGAGGTGCTGAGCGCGACGTTGTCGGCGTCGTAG
- a CDS encoding YitT family protein → MRGVDSDSPQADAIAAIFMRHPLWEDALALLMGTMMVALGIALYGHAGLLTGGTVGVAFLLKYLLGWSFGWSFFLINLPFYALAIWQMGWQFTLRTFCAVGLVSLLAELTPQWIGFAQLNVVYAALFGGFAMGLGLLMLFRHRASLGGVNILALFLQERFGLRAGKIQMGIDVAIVLAAVFIVPLDKVALSILGAVALNMVLAINHRAGRYMGVS, encoded by the coding sequence ATGCGTGGAGTCGACTCCGACAGCCCTCAGGCGGATGCCATTGCCGCGATTTTCATGCGTCACCCACTGTGGGAGGATGCCCTGGCCCTGCTGATGGGCACCATGATGGTCGCGCTGGGTATCGCCTTGTATGGCCATGCGGGGCTGCTGACTGGCGGTACCGTGGGTGTAGCCTTCCTGCTCAAGTACCTGCTCGGCTGGTCATTCGGCTGGTCGTTCTTCCTGATCAATCTGCCGTTCTATGCCCTGGCCATCTGGCAGATGGGCTGGCAGTTCACCTTGCGTACTTTTTGCGCGGTCGGCCTGGTGTCACTGTTGGCCGAACTGACCCCGCAGTGGATCGGCTTCGCCCAGCTGAATGTGGTCTATGCGGCCTTGTTCGGTGGTTTCGCCATGGGCTTGGGGCTGTTGATGCTGTTCCGTCATCGCGCCAGCCTGGGTGGGGTGAATATCCTCGCGCTGTTCTTGCAGGAGCGCTTCGGCCTGCGCGCCGGCAAGATCCAGATGGGTATCGACGTGGCGATCGTGCTGGCGGCGGTGTTCATCGTGCCGCTGGACAAGGTCGCCCTGTCGATCCTCGGCGCGGTGGCGCTGAACATGGTATTGGCGATCAATCACCGCGCCGGCCGTTACATGGGCGTGAGCTAG
- a CDS encoding LasR-specific antiactivator QslA, which translates to MNKPFTSYLASDDGQRSAVIKWSVDCEQAFDKGVACAQTWLSNNDTGWLWANMIIERDILPAGVQRRAFEVGFLSRVHQRLCSPFDGNHQVRRTSLLL; encoded by the coding sequence ATGAATAAGCCCTTTACCAGCTACCTGGCCAGCGATGACGGTCAGCGCAGCGCGGTGATCAAGTGGTCGGTGGATTGCGAGCAGGCTTTCGACAAGGGCGTGGCCTGCGCCCAGACCTGGCTGAGCAACAACGACACCGGCTGGCTGTGGGCCAACATGATTATCGAGCGCGATATCTTGCCCGCTGGGGTGCAGCGCCGCGCCTTCGAGGTCGGTTTCCTCAGCCGGGTGCACCAGCGCTTGTGCTCGCCGTTCGATGGTAATCACCAGGTCCGGCGGACCAGTTTGCTGTTGTAA
- a CDS encoding dihydrofolate reductase, which yields MLAAMKNSLPLCLIAALAQNRVIGRDNQLPWHLPADLKHFKALTLGKPIIMGRKTWDSLGRPLPGRLNLVVSRQPGVQFEGAEVFASLEAAIVRAEQWAREQGVDELMLIGGAQLYMQALPLAARLYLTQVELSPAGDAWFPQFDAGAWQRTAAETFAPLEQSPAYTFETWTRR from the coding sequence ATGCTCGCCGCCATGAAAAATTCTCTACCTCTCTGCCTGATCGCCGCCCTCGCGCAGAACCGTGTGATTGGCCGCGACAACCAACTGCCCTGGCACCTGCCGGCCGACCTCAAGCACTTCAAGGCGCTGACCCTGGGCAAGCCGATCATCATGGGTCGCAAGACCTGGGACTCGCTCGGCCGGCCCTTGCCGGGGCGGCTCAACCTGGTGGTCAGCCGCCAGCCCGGCGTGCAGTTCGAGGGTGCGGAAGTCTTCGCCTCGCTCGAGGCGGCCATCGTGCGGGCCGAGCAGTGGGCGCGCGAGCAGGGTGTCGACGAACTGATGCTGATCGGCGGCGCGCAGCTCTACATGCAGGCGCTGCCATTGGCCGCGCGGCTGTACCTGACCCAGGTCGAGTTGAGCCCGGCGGGCGATGCCTGGTTTCCGCAATTCGACGCTGGCGCCTGGCAGCGCACGGCCGCCGAGACCTTTGCGCCTCTGGAACAATCGCCTGCCTATACCTTCGAGACCTGGACCCGGCGTTGA